In a single window of the Zea mays cultivar B73 chromosome 5, Zm-B73-REFERENCE-NAM-5.0, whole genome shotgun sequence genome:
- the LOC100286338 gene encoding Peroxidase 16 precursor (The RefSeq protein has 2 substitutions compared to this genomic sequence) — protein MRSRRWHSVVAVALAAAAWWWCAAAQAQAQAQLSQSYYASTCPDVETLVRGAVTQKLQETFNAAPGTLRLFFHDCFVRGCDASVLLSGPDDEHSAGADTTLSPDALDLVTRAKAAVDADPRCANRVSCADILALAARDVVSQTGGPYYQVELGRLDGKVGTRAAVKHSLPGAGFDLDQLNKLFAANGLTQTDMIALSGGHTIGVTHCDKFVRRLYPFKGATAGPPMNLYFLRQMRRTCPLNYSPSAFAMLDAVTPRAFDNGYYRTLQQMKGLLASDQVLFADRRSRATVNRFAANQTAFFDAFANAMAKLGRVGVKTAADGEVRRVCTRVN, from the exons ATGAGGTCGCGGCGGTGGCACAGCGTGGTCGCCGTAGCGCTGGCAGCGGCGGCGTGGTGGTGGTGCGCGGCGGCGCAGGCGCAGGCGCAGGCGCAGCTGAGCCAGAGCTACTACGCGTCGACGTGCCCCGACGTGGAGACGCTGGTCCGCGGCGCCGTCACCCAGAAGCTGCAGGAGACCTTCAACGCGGCGCCGGGCACGCTCCGCCTCTTCTTCCATGACTGCTTCGTCAGG GGCTGCGACGCGTCCGTGCTGCTGTCGGGCCCCGACGACGAGCACAGCGCGGGCGCCGACACCACGCTGTCCCCGGACGCGCTCGACCTGGTCACCCGCGCCAAGGCCGCCGTGGACGCCGACCCGCGCTGCGCCAACAGGGTGTCCTGCGCCGACATCCTCGCCCTCGCCGCCCGCGACGTCGTCTCCCAG ACGGGCGGGCCGTACTACCAGGTGGAGCTGGGGCGGCTGGACGGCAAGGTAGGCACGCGTGCCGCGGTGAAGCACAGCCTCCCGGGCGCCGGCTTCGACCTGGACCAGCTCAACAAGCTCTTCGCCGCCAACGGGCTCACGCAGACCGACATGATCGCGCTCTCAG GTGGGCACACGATCGGGGTGACGCACTGCGACAAGTTCGTGCGGCGGCTGTACCCGTTCAAGGGCGCCGCCGCCGGCCCGCCGATGAACCTCTACTTCCTGCGGCAGATGCGGCGGACGTGCCCGCTGAACTACGGCCCGTCGGCGTTCGCGATGCTGGACGCCGTGACGCCCCGCGCGTTCGACAACGGCTACTACCGGACGCTGCAGCAGATGAAGGGCCTGCTGGCCTCCGACCAGGTGCTCTTCGCTGACCGCCGCTCCCGCGCCACCGTCAACCGCTTCGCCGCCAACCAGACCGCCTTCTTCGACGCCTTCGCCAACGCCATGGCCAAGCTCGGCCGCGTGGGCGTCAAGACCGCCGCCGACGGCGAGGTCCGCCGGGTATGCACCAGGGTCAACTAG
- the LOC100381944 gene encoding uncharacterized protein LOC100381944, which translates to MDESACRSTAPVGFLRRGSGISLRNQSNEDRSNQYNKQPGKSSNPNPVKLRFTENKEKPRYFQGTFHSSGSRASSVSSSKAPARKYCDERQKQPFLAETDIAESSNRRTEVRRLQSGKKASVFGDGHPYTQKSISEASSSSTITGGLPEEHDLGALYVSGSSGSSAHPVNPRNAALNASAHMQKDKEEMSSGRPQGAPTFVRRHTLPQSFSTGVKSPTAPGTGAQRRGLKNLGCTSISDVLPSGCSSSDSARDRRIEVTKKRTSGAGSSSRSRISEQSNFSQPRASYPGSTGPRARAAEQSASQQTARTNSRNIPDHTDSIRTRRPFTLRARERMMPGEREDSVFALHETVASIHPECGHFHMDGTPPERLGRPFYAELPHAIYSSNRQGSSSQTARRRSTSRTEESPQRMFHGMFWERDGYRGINMEGIAQALLALDRIEHDVELTYEQLLLLETNLLLSGLDLHDQHEDMRLDIDNMSYEELLALEEHIGSVTTALTEEQFTKCVNQSVYEARNSYRDVSKIAADDVKCSVCQEEYVDGEEIGTMQCEHQYHVRCIHEWLKQKNWCPICKASAIPSEMTKGDA; encoded by the exons ATGGACGAATCTGCCTGTAGATCCACTGCCCCAGTTGGGTTTCTTAGAAGAGGTTCGGGCATTTCCTTGAGAAATCAAAGCAATGAGGATAGGTCAAATCAGTACAACAAGCAGCCAGGGAAGAGTTCAAATCCCAATCCTGTAAAATTACGGTTCACTGAAAATAAAGAGAAACCAAGGTATTTTCAAGGGACATTTCATTCATCAGGCTCCAGGGCCTCATCTGTAAGCTCTTCAAAAGCTCCTGCTAGAAAATACTGCGACGAGAGACAGAAACAGCCCTTTTTGGCAGAGACAGACATTGCTGAAAGCAGTAACAGAAGAACTGAGGTTAGACGCCTACAAAGTGGCAAGAAAGCTTCTGTATTTGGTGATGGGCATCCATACACACAGAAGAGTATCTCAGAAGCTTCATCATCCTCAACAATTACTGGAGGCTTGCCAGAAGAGCATGATCTTGGAGCTTTATATGTTTCTGGTTCTTCAGGTAGTTCTGCACATCCAGTTAATCCCAGGAATGCTGCATTGAATGCTTCGGCACATATGCAAAAGGATAAAGAAGAAATGAGTTCAGGTAGACCTCAAGGTGCTCCCACTTTTGTTCGTCGGCATACTTTACCTCAAAGTTTTTCCACTGGTGTCAAGTCACCAACTGCCCCTGGCACTGGAGCACAGAGACGTGGCCTCAAAAATCTTGGTTGCACTTCAATATCTGATGTTCTGCCTTCAGGATGCTCTTCATCTGATTCTGCTCGTGATAGGAGAATCGAAGTTACAAAGAAGAGAACTTCTGGTGCAGGAAGTTCTTCAAGATCAAGGATAAGTGAACAATCTAATTTCAGTCAGCCACGTGCTAGTTATCCTGGCAGTACTGGTCCTAGAGCTAGAGCTGCTGAACAATCAGCTTCTCAACAAACAGCAAGGACCAATAGCCGAAATATTCCGGATCATACAGATTCAATAAGGACTAGACGACCTTTTACTCTACGTGCCAGGGAGAGGATGATGCCAGGTGAAAGGGAGGACAGTGTATTTGCTCTGCATGAGACTGTTGCAAGCATTCATCCAGAATGCGGACATTTTCACATGGATGGTACTCCCCCAGAGAGATTAGGAAGACCCTTTTATGCAGAACTACCTCATGCAATTTATTCATCTAATCGTCAAGGATCAAGTAGTCAGACAGCAAGGAGAAGATCTACGTCTCGTACTGAAGAAAGCCCTCAACGGATGTTTCATGGTATGTTTTGGGAGAGAGATGGCTACAGGGGGATAAACATGGAAGGAATTGCACAG GCGTTGCTAGCATTGGATAGGATTGAACATGATGTTGAATTGACTTATGAG CAACTGCTTCTGCTAGAAACTAATCTGCTCTTAAGTGGCCTTGATTTGCACGATCAACATGAAGATATGAGATTGGATATCGACAATATGTCTTATGAG GAACTGCTTGCTTTGGAAGAGCATATTGGCTCAGTGACTACTGCCCTTACTGAAGAGCAATTTACCAAGTGTGTAAACCAAAGTGTGTATGAAGCAAGAAATTCTTATAGAGATGTAAGCAAGATCGCAGCAGATGATGTGAAATGTAGCGTATGTCAG GAGGAATACGTTGATGGTGAAGAGATTGGTACAATGCAATGTGAACATCAGTACCATGTGCGCTGCATTCACGAATGGCTTAAGCAGAAGAATTGGTGTCCAATATGCAAAGCTTCAGCTATACCTTCAGAGATGACCAAGGGAGACGCATGA
- the LOC111589307 gene encoding uncharacterized protein, with the protein MACGLGTSPAAMLLACCMRGQAYSSQSSTLHRDPRRIARVRLLSTARRDERRRAGRGRVSSRGRGPAPKVTDGDWGEDCPGFFHGTTTRKALVVAQLKTKQSDGPGRRQRKGKPHTRHRCPWRCRKRGSVERRRCPRLALLSNRSEVSVPQYRMDAGCVSVFRWGIPHDYGRNARTGRCQTRQLWFRVRFWSPFGVLGSRMSAQIDLPILSRF; encoded by the exons ATGGCATGTGGGCTCGGCACCTCCCCCGCTGCCATGCTGCTGGCTTGCTGCATGCGCGGGCAAGCCTACAGTAGTCAGTCGTCCACACTCCACAGAGACCCACGCCGCATCGCGCGCGTGCGTCTGCTAAGTACGGCGCGGCGCGACGAGAGGCGCCGCGCCGGGAGAGGAAGAGTCTCGTCTCGTGGTAGGGGGCCAGCGCCCAAGGTCACGGATGGCGACTGGGGAGAAGATTGCCCGGGTTTCTTTCATGGTACCACTACCAGAAAAGCGCTCGTCGTGGCTCAACTCAAGACGAAGCAAAGCGACGG GCCTGGGCGAAGGCAACGGAAAGGAAAGCCGCACACAAGGCATCGGTGTCCGTGGCGCTGCCGAAAGCGGGGGAGCGTGGAGCGGCGGCGATGTCCGAGACTGGCATTGTTATCCAACCGGTCTGAGGTTTCCGTTCCTCAGTATAGGATGGATGCTGGATGCGTATCGGTGTTCCGTTGGGGAATCCCGCACGATTATGGCAGGAACGCCCGTACCGGCCGCTGCCAAACTCGGCAGCTTTGGTTTCGGGTTCGGTTTTGGTCGCCGTTCGGTGTCCTTGGTAGCCGAATGTCCGCACAGATCGATCTTCCTATTCTTTCACGTTTCTGA